The genomic window TAAACCCGCTTCGTGTAATTAAATTAAAGGAGAGCAAAAAACGGAACTCGAATATGAAATACACGACAGAAAGAGCTTTGTGTGAAATCAAGCGGCGTGCCAAAATAATCAAGCTAAGGCATGATAGAAAGATTACAAATATCCTTACCGCATCCGCCAGCTTTTGTCTGATAGCCCTCTTTGCCGTTATAAGCATCTTCTCTAATTCTCGAGTTTCCGGTGTTCAATCCGAATACGGAGCCTTTATTCTACCGGCCGAGGCCGGTGGATACGTGCTGGTCGCTGTTTTGGGTTTTGTTCTGGGAGTTTGCGTGACGCTTATAATTAAATATTCGAAAAAAAAACACTAAAAAATACATCTCAAAAAAAGCGGCAGAATGCAAATTTCTGCCGTTTTTTATATGGTAAATTGAACTTCTTATAATACACGCAATTAGTCGTGCTGTTCCCGAAGCATTGCATCTTTTTCCCTTATTTTATAAAATATTTATCGAGTCAGCCGGCGCTGCAATGCCCCCTATAAAAAAAACATATGAAACGGAGCTTTTAAACCGTCTCATATGCCGTTCCCCCCCAGAACTAAGAATTTTGGTGTGCAAATATGACCGCAGGACAGCTAGACCTGCGCGGCAGCGAGGTTGAAGGCCTCGGGATAGGCCTTCGCGGCGCAATTGTCGCAGAGCACGCGCATGCGTGTTTCTGCGAGCGTATTCACGCGCACCTGTTCGCCGCAGTGGGCACATTTGTTGATGAACACCACGGAATGATTTTCTACGACAGGAGCAGATTCCTTCGCCAGCACGGGTTCGCCGAGACGGCTCACAGTGTTGCGGAAGGTGATCTTGCCATCGGCATCTTGCACGATTTCGCGAGAGAGGCAGCACTTGAAGCTGCGGCCCTTGCGGTTACGCATGCGGAAGATGAACTGCGTCTGCGAAAGATTGTCGCAGCTGCTGAAGGTTTCCCAGTCGCCACGGTAACGGTAACAGTCGGTGATGTAATGCCACACGACTTCGGATTCGGTGAATCCGAACATGCGGCAGAACCGCTTGTTTCCCGAAAGGATTCGGCCGCTCTGGTTGACTTCGAATCGAGCGATATCGAGGTTGTTTTCGTTGTCGATCATTTTGCACCTCCCTTGAGATAGTAGCGGTAAAGCACATCGGATT from Fibrobacter sp. includes these protein-coding regions:
- a CDS encoding PAS domain-containing protein, which produces MIDNENNLDIARFEVNQSGRILSGNKRFCRMFGFTESEVVWHYITDCYRYRGDWETFSSCDNLSQTQFIFRMRNRKGRSFKCCLSREIVQDADGKITFRNTVSRLGEPVLAKESAPVVENHSVVFINKCAHCGEQVRVNTLAETRMRVLCDNCAAKAYPEAFNLAAAQV